Proteins from a genomic interval of Psychrobacter urativorans:
- a CDS encoding type IV pilin protein, which yields MTNSTIHKAQSFPRHKLTPQRGFTLVELMIVVAIIGILAAIAYPNYQRYVIKSKRTDMMSEMHNIATQIESRKLAQGSYSDALTTGLGGNYPQQGVALYAITFTPSPLTAIWTITATPKTGTQIATDGTLTLNHQGIKCRGSVCSTGDDWNK from the coding sequence ATGACCAATAGTACGATTCATAAAGCCCAATCATTCCCACGGCACAAGCTAACGCCACAACGGGGCTTCACCCTCGTTGAGCTGATGATTGTGGTCGCCATCATCGGTATTCTCGCTGCGATTGCCTATCCTAACTATCAGCGTTACGTCATCAAATCCAAGCGCACCGACATGATGAGCGAGATGCATAATATCGCTACGCAAATCGAAAGTCGCAAACTGGCACAAGGCAGCTATAGTGACGCCTTGACGACAGGATTAGGCGGTAATTATCCTCAGCAAGGTGTTGCGCTCTACGCCATTACCTTTACCCCCAGTCCGCTAACCGCCATTTGGACCATCACCGCCACACCAAAGACAGGCACTCAAATCGCGACTGATGGTACACTTACTTTAAACCATCAAGGTATCAAATGCCGCGGCTCGGTCTGTAGTACGGGCGATGATTGGAATAAATAA
- a CDS encoding pilin, whose protein sequence is MNTMQKGFTLIELMIVVAIIGILAAIAIPQYQNYIAKSQVSRVMGETGALKTAYEDCLNTGKTAIDACDMGWTGSDIMSMTTSPVTSVAGTAVTDGKNKATLATNGTIVGTFAGNASATLKDATAKTVTWTRTNEGSWTCTTTAPSKYAPAGCPTTVAKTTGG, encoded by the coding sequence ATGAATACTATGCAAAAAGGTTTTACCTTAATCGAACTCATGATCGTTGTTGCCATTATCGGTATCTTGGCTGCGATTGCTATTCCTCAGTATCAGAACTATATCGCTAAGTCGCAAGTATCCCGTGTAATGGGTGAAACTGGTGCACTGAAAACTGCCTATGAAGACTGCTTAAATACAGGTAAAACTGCTATTGATGCTTGTGACATGGGTTGGACAGGCTCTGATATTATGAGCATGACAACGTCACCAGTAACGTCTGTTGCAGGTACAGCAGTAACAGATGGTAAGAATAAAGCTACTCTTGCTACCAATGGTACGATTGTTGGTACGTTTGCGGGTAATGCATCTGCTACTCTAAAAGATGCAACTGCCAAAACAGTTACTTGGACTCGTACTAATGAAGGAAGCTGGACTTGTACAACTACTGCTCCAAGCAAATATGCTCCAGCTGGTTGTCCAACTACAGTAGCTAAAACTACTGGCGGTTAA
- a CDS encoding methyltransferase family protein has product MISSVHTSPRQASAVLALSFLIGYLVIKLYLIDYFDIEYLVRGWLFICITPLIVLAYIQNPYKRGKQDLSPINNIRVKSKTIVFLLQFIIIYIYAFAVTQSGLADYAPFVNDLFFTFPLIMALSVIYIFFSDRRLLEPEDEYAKIGAMLNRRTPLDKAILQKFLLKTAVKIVFVPFMYSGFLGNLSILLNTAWHFNSGAVSLLLFNFGVSIDMLIGIFGYLFSSAIINNQIIDTDSNFLGWLFALLCYPPLVWIMRQVNDQQDSLVWNQLIPQDNILYWILFIIINMTWVVYWLATFEFGMTFSNLSYRRLIDKGVYRYSKHPAYIAKNIYWWLYTLPFMGVAFISVEWWKNILGLTFVSLIYYGRAKSEERHLMKFPEYRQYCSDIEKKGIFRWLKSYPTY; this is encoded by the coding sequence ATGATTAGTTCTGTGCATACTTCTCCAAGACAGGCATCTGCTGTTCTAGCACTTAGCTTTCTTATCGGCTATTTAGTCATTAAACTTTATCTGATAGATTACTTTGATATTGAGTATCTAGTGAGAGGTTGGTTATTTATTTGTATTACGCCACTCATAGTCTTGGCTTATATCCAAAATCCTTATAAAAGAGGTAAGCAAGACCTAAGTCCTATCAATAATATTCGTGTTAAAAGTAAAACAATAGTCTTTTTATTGCAGTTTATTATTATTTATATATATGCCTTCGCAGTAACACAATCAGGGCTTGCGGATTATGCACCATTCGTTAATGACTTGTTTTTTACCTTTCCATTAATTATGGCTTTATCTGTAATTTATATTTTTTTTTCAGATAGAAGATTGCTTGAGCCAGAAGATGAATATGCAAAGATTGGCGCAATGCTCAATAGAAGAACTCCGCTAGATAAAGCTATTTTACAAAAATTTTTATTAAAAACAGCGGTAAAAATTGTGTTTGTGCCGTTTATGTACAGTGGGTTTTTGGGTAATTTAAGCATTTTGCTCAATACGGCATGGCATTTTAATAGCGGTGCGGTCAGTCTGTTACTATTTAATTTTGGCGTCAGTATCGATATGTTGATTGGTATCTTTGGTTATCTATTCAGCTCAGCGATTATTAATAACCAAATCATCGATACCGATAGTAATTTTTTGGGTTGGTTATTCGCCCTTTTATGTTATCCACCTTTAGTTTGGATTATGCGCCAAGTTAATGACCAGCAAGACAGCTTAGTCTGGAATCAACTCATTCCGCAAGATAATATCCTGTACTGGATTTTATTTATCATTATAAATATGACATGGGTTGTCTATTGGCTGGCGACCTTTGAATTTGGTATGACGTTCTCAAACTTGAGCTATCGTCGCTTGATTGATAAAGGTGTCTATCGTTATAGTAAGCATCCGGCATATATCGCAAAAAATATCTATTGGTGGTTATATACCCTACCTTTTATGGGTGTGGCTTTTATCAGCGTGGAGTGGTGGAAAAATATTTTAGGGCTAACCTTTGTCAGCCTTATATATTATGGTCGTGCCAAAAGTGAAGAGCGCCACTTAATGAAGTTCCCTGAATACCGTCAATATTGCAGCGACATAGAGAAAAAAGGAATCTTCCGATGGTTAAAAAGCTATCCTACTTACTGA
- a CDS encoding serine hydrolase domain-containing protein, translating to MVKKLSYLLIFLVMLLIYVMEFSILQSIQKPFVLNSLQCEGIKSKWLKEVARYSIEDLGYANLQLSYIDPEGKQSGCTAGWEGLPYLTQKIDDNTIFAYASVTKLFTAELILDLVRRKQINLDDKLVSFLPELKSKALKDARVADITISDLLSHRAGFDRNLTPDTMSNSSPWCPYKIETLQHTVLDFEPNSKNIYSNLGYCLLAQVIENVHSKTYFEVSQGYFKFKNSHLYYIQEQKNDKSKVPDINKNKDLNNFDFYALLPVGGLAGNSDYLAKYIYNMDRSTYPNITSRLDIVNCDIKQVRGCHGFSGYEYSINDKLTLYWREGRVPKTLALVSMDSDGGVLSILSNSENEVIWLNSNQQLLQMIYNSYLKQSK from the coding sequence ATGGTTAAAAAGCTATCCTACTTACTGATTTTTTTGGTTATGCTACTGATTTATGTAATGGAATTTTCAATATTACAAAGTATTCAAAAACCGTTTGTCTTGAATAGTTTGCAATGCGAAGGGATAAAAAGTAAGTGGTTAAAAGAAGTTGCTCGATACAGTATTGAAGACTTGGGTTATGCAAATCTGCAATTGTCTTATATCGACCCTGAAGGCAAGCAATCGGGCTGTACCGCTGGTTGGGAAGGTTTGCCCTACTTAACTCAAAAAATTGATGATAATACTATATTTGCTTATGCCAGTGTCACTAAGCTGTTTACTGCTGAATTGATATTAGATTTGGTACGAAGAAAGCAAATTAACTTGGATGATAAGTTAGTCAGTTTTTTACCTGAGCTAAAGAGTAAGGCTCTAAAAGATGCAAGAGTTGCCGATATAACGATATCTGATCTTCTCTCGCATAGAGCAGGTTTTGATAGGAACCTCACTCCTGACACTATGTCAAACTCATCACCTTGGTGTCCTTATAAAATTGAAACTTTACAGCACACTGTTCTGGATTTTGAGCCTAATAGCAAAAATATATACTCAAATTTAGGCTATTGCTTGCTAGCTCAAGTCATCGAGAATGTCCATTCAAAAACTTATTTTGAAGTCAGTCAAGGTTACTTCAAATTTAAAAATAGTCACCTTTACTATATACAAGAGCAGAAGAATGATAAATCAAAAGTACCTGACATAAATAAAAACAAAGATTTAAATAATTTTGATTTTTATGCTTTATTACCTGTAGGTGGCTTAGCAGGTAATAGTGATTACTTAGCTAAATATATATATAATATGGATAGAAGTACATATCCTAATATAACTAGCCGGCTTGATATTGTAAATTGTGATATAAAACAAGTTCGAGGATGTCATGGATTTTCGGGTTATGAATATTCAATTAATGATAAACTAACTCTATATTGGAGAGAGGGTAGGGTTCCAAAGACTCTCGCTTTAGTCTCTATGGATAGTGATGGTGGTGTTCTGTCTATTTTGTCTAATTCTGAAAATGAAGTTATATGGTTGAATAGTAATCAGCAACTATTACAAATGATTTATAATTCCTATTTAAAGCAATCAAAGTAG
- a CDS encoding pilin yields the protein MTTLNSPKISQNRHHLTQSGFTLIELMIVVAIIGILAAIAIPQYQIYVGKTQAMRVINELGQLRLSVEECLQTGRDDIGLGTNECDPRATASNLIIGGSQVGVVLPNNVGVAQLSNPLTLTSTITATISTQVTPTIAGRKVAWLRSSEGSWSCRSNITAVYLPDSCAYDASL from the coding sequence ATGACTACACTCAATAGCCCAAAAATATCCCAAAACCGTCACCACCTGACTCAATCTGGCTTTACCTTGATTGAGCTGATGATTGTAGTGGCGATTATCGGGATACTAGCAGCGATTGCGATACCACAATACCAAATTTATGTTGGCAAAACCCAAGCCATGCGCGTGATTAATGAGCTTGGGCAGTTGCGACTATCAGTAGAGGAATGCTTGCAAACCGGACGTGATGATATCGGACTGGGTACGAATGAGTGTGACCCACGCGCTACCGCGTCCAATCTCATTATCGGTGGCTCACAAGTGGGCGTGGTGTTGCCCAATAATGTCGGTGTGGCACAGCTGAGTAATCCGCTAACCCTCACGTCTACGATTACTGCCACAATATCTACCCAAGTCACCCCAACGATAGCGGGTAGAAAGGTGGCATGGTTACGGAGTAGTGAGGGCTCTTGGAGCTGTCGCAGTAATATTACTGCGGTTTATTTACCTGATTCATGCGCTTATGATGCTAGCTTATAG
- the fdxA gene encoding ferredoxin FdxA, with protein MTFVVTDNCILCKHTDCVEVCPVDCFYEGPNFLVIDPDECIDCALCEPECPANAIFSEDEVPKGQEVYIKLNEELAQTWPNITEMKDSMPDAEKWDGVENKLQYLEK; from the coding sequence ATGACCTTTGTCGTTACAGATAATTGTATCCTTTGCAAACACACCGACTGTGTCGAAGTCTGCCCTGTGGACTGTTTTTATGAAGGACCTAACTTCCTCGTCATCGACCCTGATGAGTGCATCGACTGCGCACTATGCGAGCCTGAATGTCCCGCCAATGCTATCTTCTCAGAAGACGAAGTGCCAAAAGGTCAAGAAGTCTATATCAAGCTCAATGAAGAATTGGCGCAAACATGGCCGAACATCACTGAGATGAAAGACAGTATGCCAGACGCTGAAAAGTGGGATGGTGTTGAGAACAAATTGCAGTATTTAGAAAAGTAA